One window from the genome of Pseudoalteromonas sp. '520P1 No. 423' encodes:
- the tatA gene encoding Sec-independent protein translocase subunit TatA produces MGFGGIGIWQLLIVLAIIVLLFGTKKLKNIGGDLGGAIKGFKKAVSDEDKKAEAESINHQEKQESTSSDVQAKEKDKA; encoded by the coding sequence ATGGGTTTTGGTGGAATTGGTATTTGGCAGCTATTAATCGTATTAGCCATCATCGTGCTTTTGTTTGGTACAAAGAAATTAAAAAATATTGGCGGTGATTTGGGTGGCGCTATAAAAGGCTTTAAAAAAGCGGTTTCGGATGAAGATAAAAAAGCAGAAGCTGAATCAATCAATCATCAGGAAAAGCAAGAAAGCACAAGCTCTGATGTACAAGCTAAAGAAAAAGATAAGGCCTAA
- a CDS encoding diguanylate cyclase, with amino-acid sequence MPKYLLATLFILLSFLQSNSLWASNIYINAQFSYQHPINYLYTTSENSIESAQLKQEHLWQKSLDGQINLGLQSKAVWMKFNLTNNTDEIKKIFVVLSNPLIDELSLYQLTNKTVIQHHTIGDTQPLSSRAIKDEALLFSISLAANSSNSIYLKAQSKGALKLPLSIWTPERYVQYKSKLNLLTGLLLGFLLALIISNFLISMLTKNSLFLMGSLYITCLWAILTGYFGLSYRYFNFDAFWLQQINISALFLCAVTLLNPITSKLLKLAQADKLQFKILSISFSLTFIMIFLSPLFSYSNSLIVSFTIGLINMSVCLVITSFHIIKKAKHAKTVFAYQLPIFLTLLHGILLFNGHIFSAIIIKPILIVCFLMSSFIVSYLLIVKFITQRDEKAQQQHLLIAEVRAKDGLLEEKLKIQNQAQQDLESKIQERTFELEITLRELEEKNRELEEKNTHDALTGIRNRLYFDKKLAMEFRRSRREQTALAILMLDIDHFKIINDSLGHLAGDEAIKFVASTIKECLQRPCDEACRYGGEEFAIILPSTPTDGAIAVAESIRENIEKAKIHTSAGIIEMTISAGVYSAIAELNRDPNQHTALADKALYQAKETGRNKVSSTSEQFVKTDNPQ; translated from the coding sequence ATGCCAAAATATTTGCTTGCCACATTGTTTATACTGTTATCTTTTTTACAATCAAACAGTTTATGGGCAAGCAATATTTATATCAATGCACAGTTTAGTTACCAGCACCCTATCAATTATTTATACACCACCTCTGAAAACTCTATTGAATCAGCTCAATTAAAACAAGAACATCTATGGCAAAAATCTCTAGATGGGCAGATAAATTTAGGCCTACAAAGTAAAGCCGTATGGATGAAATTCAACTTAACTAATAATACTGATGAGATAAAAAAAATATTTGTAGTACTAAGCAACCCGTTAATTGATGAGCTTTCTCTTTATCAGCTCACAAATAAAACGGTAATTCAGCATCATACTATTGGCGATACTCAACCGCTATCAAGCCGAGCAATTAAAGATGAAGCTTTATTATTTAGCATATCTTTAGCTGCTAATAGTAGTAATAGCATTTACTTGAAAGCCCAAAGCAAAGGCGCTTTAAAACTTCCTCTTAGCATATGGACACCTGAGCGATACGTGCAATATAAAAGTAAACTAAACTTACTAACTGGTCTACTTTTAGGTTTTTTATTAGCATTAATAATAAGTAATTTCCTCATCAGTATGCTGACTAAAAACAGTTTATTTTTAATGGGCAGTTTATATATTACCTGTCTTTGGGCTATATTGACTGGCTATTTTGGGCTCAGTTATCGCTACTTCAACTTTGATGCTTTTTGGTTACAACAAATAAATATATCAGCCTTATTTTTATGCGCTGTTACACTGTTAAATCCAATTACTTCCAAGTTATTAAAACTAGCCCAGGCAGATAAACTACAATTCAAAATATTGAGCATCTCCTTTAGCTTAACTTTCATTATGATCTTCTTGAGCCCTTTGTTTAGTTATTCAAACAGCTTAATAGTGAGCTTCACCATAGGTTTAATTAATATGAGTGTTTGCTTAGTGATTACAAGTTTTCATATCATAAAAAAAGCAAAACATGCCAAAACTGTATTCGCCTATCAACTGCCTATTTTCTTAACTTTGCTGCATGGTATTCTATTATTTAATGGGCATATATTTTCAGCCATAATAATAAAGCCAATTTTGATTGTTTGTTTCTTAATGAGTAGTTTTATTGTTTCCTATTTATTAATTGTTAAATTTATTACGCAACGAGATGAGAAGGCGCAGCAACAGCACCTATTAATTGCTGAAGTCAGAGCGAAAGATGGATTATTAGAAGAAAAATTAAAAATCCAAAATCAAGCTCAGCAAGACCTTGAATCAAAAATTCAAGAGCGTACTTTTGAACTCGAAATAACCCTTAGAGAACTAGAAGAAAAAAATAGAGAATTAGAAGAAAAAAATACCCACGATGCATTAACGGGCATCCGTAATAGGCTCTACTTTGACAAAAAACTCGCAATGGAATTTAGACGCTCTCGAAGAGAGCAAACAGCGTTAGCCATTTTAATGTTAGATATTGATCACTTTAAAATTATTAACGATTCTCTTGGGCATTTAGCTGGCGATGAAGCGATTAAGTTTGTCGCAAGCACCATTAAAGAATGCCTTCAACGCCCTTGTGACGAAGCATGTCGATATGGTGGTGAAGAGTTTGCAATAATTTTACCTAGCACACCGACAGATGGCGCTATCGCAGTTGCAGAGTCTATAAGAGAGAATATTGAAAAAGCCAAAATACATACATCTGCAGGTATAATAGAGATGACGATTAGCGCAGGAGTGTATAGTGCGATTGCAGAGCTAAATCGAGATCCAAATCAACACACTGCGTTAGCAGATAAAGCATTATATCAAGCAAAAGAAACTGGTCGAAATAAAGTATCATCAACCTCAGAACAGTTTGTAAAAACAGATAATCCACAATAG
- the tuf gene encoding elongation factor Tu: MAKEKFERVKPHVNVGTIGHVDHGKTTLTAAITNVLAKVYGGEAKDFSAIDNAPEERERGITISTSHVEYDTPTRHYAHVDCPGHADYVKNMITGAAQMDGAILVVAATDGPMPQTREHILLSRQVGVPYIIVFMNKCDMVDDEELLELVEMEVRELLSEYEFPGDDLPLIAGSALKALEGEKEWEDKIVELAEALDSYIPEPERDIDKDFIMPIEDVFSIQGRGTVVTGRVEAGIINVNDSVEIVGIKETTVSTCTGVEMFRKLLDEGRAGENIGALLRGTKREDVERGQVLAAPGTIKPHTKFESEVYVLSKDEGGRHTPFFKGYRPQFYFRTTDVTGDVQLPEGVEMVMPGDNVKMVVGLICPIAMDEGLRFAIREGGRTVGAGVVASIIE; the protein is encoded by the coding sequence ATGGCAAAAGAAAAGTTTGAACGCGTAAAACCGCATGTTAACGTTGGTACAATTGGCCACGTAGATCACGGTAAAACAACTCTAACAGCAGCAATCACAAACGTACTTGCAAAAGTATACGGTGGTGAAGCTAAAGATTTCTCTGCAATCGATAACGCGCCAGAAGAAAGAGAACGTGGTATCACTATCTCAACTTCTCACGTTGAATACGATACTCCAACTCGTCACTACGCACACGTAGATTGTCCCGGTCACGCCGATTATGTTAAAAACATGATCACTGGTGCTGCTCAAATGGATGGTGCTATCTTAGTAGTAGCTGCAACTGACGGTCCTATGCCACAAACTCGTGAGCATATCCTGCTTTCACGCCAGGTTGGCGTTCCTTACATCATCGTTTTCATGAACAAATGTGACATGGTTGATGATGAAGAGCTACTTGAACTAGTAGAAATGGAAGTTCGTGAACTTCTTTCAGAATACGAATTCCCAGGTGATGATTTACCACTAATCGCTGGTTCTGCTCTTAAAGCGCTTGAAGGCGAGAAAGAGTGGGAAGATAAGATTGTTGAGCTTGCAGAAGCACTAGATTCTTACATTCCAGAGCCAGAGCGTGACATCGATAAAGATTTCATCATGCCTATCGAAGATGTTTTCTCAATCCAAGGCCGTGGTACAGTTGTAACTGGTCGTGTTGAAGCTGGTATCATCAATGTAAATGATTCAGTTGAAATCGTTGGTATCAAAGAAACTACAGTTTCTACTTGTACTGGTGTTGAAATGTTCCGTAAGCTTCTAGACGAAGGTCGTGCTGGTGAGAATATTGGTGCACTTCTACGTGGTACTAAGCGTGAAGACGTTGAGCGTGGTCAAGTACTAGCTGCTCCAGGTACTATCAAGCCTCATACTAAGTTTGAGTCTGAAGTATACGTACTTTCAAAAGATGAAGGTGGTCGTCATACTCCATTCTTCAAAGGTTACCGTCCACAGTTCTACTTCCGTACAACTGACGTAACTGGTGATGTTCAATTACCAGAAGGCGTAGAAATGGTTATGCCTGGTGATAACGTTAAGATGGTTGTTGGACTTATCTGTCCAATCGCGATGGACGAAGGTTTACGCTTCGCTATCCGTGAAGGTGGCCGTACTGTAGGCGCTGGTGTTGTTGCTAGCATAATAGAATAA
- the hemB gene encoding porphobilinogen synthase, translating to MAQSGLDLFPYSRMRRMRRDDFSRSLMSENTLTVKDLIYPVFVLEGKNRREAIESMPGIERISIDLLIEEAKQLSQLGVPAIAIFPVTPSDKKSLLAEEAYNPDGLAQRTVRALKAEVPEIGVITDVALDPFTVHGQDGIIDEQSYVINDVTTEVLIKQALSHAQAGADVVAPSDMMDGRIGAIREALEEAGYIHTRIMAYSAKYASSYYGPFRDAVGSAGNLKGADKKTYQMDPANSDEALREVALDLQEGADMVMVKPGMPYLDIVRRVKDEFGVPTFAYQVSGEYAMHMAAIQNGWLAERPCIMESLLAFKRAGADGILTYFTKQVAIWLNEKK from the coding sequence ATGGCACAATCAGGTTTAGATTTATTCCCATATTCACGCATGCGCAGAATGCGACGAGATGACTTTTCACGTAGTTTAATGAGTGAAAATACTTTAACAGTTAAAGATCTGATATATCCTGTTTTTGTATTGGAAGGAAAGAATCGCCGTGAGGCTATCGAATCAATGCCTGGTATTGAACGTATTTCAATTGATTTACTAATAGAAGAAGCCAAGCAACTATCTCAGCTAGGTGTTCCGGCTATTGCTATCTTCCCCGTTACACCAAGTGATAAAAAGTCACTTTTAGCCGAAGAAGCTTATAATCCTGATGGGTTAGCTCAAAGAACCGTTCGTGCATTAAAAGCTGAAGTACCTGAGATTGGCGTGATCACAGATGTGGCACTAGACCCTTTCACTGTACACGGTCAAGATGGCATTATTGATGAGCAAAGTTATGTGATTAATGATGTGACAACTGAGGTATTAATCAAACAAGCGCTTTCACATGCTCAAGCTGGAGCAGATGTTGTAGCGCCATCAGATATGATGGATGGTAGAATTGGTGCAATACGTGAAGCGCTAGAAGAAGCTGGCTATATACATACACGTATTATGGCTTATTCCGCAAAATACGCATCAAGTTACTACGGACCATTTAGAGATGCGGTAGGCTCTGCTGGCAATCTTAAAGGTGCAGATAAGAAAACCTACCAAATGGATCCTGCAAACTCAGATGAGGCCTTAAGAGAAGTCGCATTAGATTTACAAGAAGGTGCTGATATGGTTATGGTGAAGCCAGGTATGCCATACCTTGATATTGTACGTCGTGTTAAAGATGAATTTGGCGTCCCAACTTTTGCCTACCAAGTAAGTGGGGAGTATGCGATGCATATGGCTGCAATTCAAAATGGCTGGTTAGCTGAAAGACCTTGTATTATGGAGTCTTTATTAGCATTTAAACGTGCAGGTGCTGATGGCATCTTAACTTATTTCACTAAACAAGTTGCTATTTGGTTAAACGAAAAGAAATAA
- the birA gene encoding bifunctional biotin--[acetyl-CoA-carboxylase] ligase/biotin operon repressor BirA → MKAPQGNKLVILNYLEQAQATTGKFVSGQLLGDELNISRAAVAKHIQSLQHMGLDIFKVSGKGYRLSNELNLLNHQKILDQYRLAASRESKLEVHPVIDSTNSELMRRIQSGETLASGTVIVAQMQTAGRGRRGRTWQSPFGANLYYSYYWLLDDGLQAAMGLSIVVGLAVYDTLKALYGIEVQLKWPNDILFDNKKLAGVLVELDGQPQGPCKLVIGIGLNIKMPQTYSDQIDQPWTDLSLLNSNTDVIDKNKLVAQLTHCLEVRLEEYRQTGLLNMHQEWNQLHAFQEQLVTLATGKRNWQGICEGIDAQGGIKIRQDGEVNTYFGGEISLRKVN, encoded by the coding sequence ATGAAGGCGCCGCAAGGTAATAAATTAGTTATTTTAAATTACTTAGAGCAAGCACAAGCAACTACTGGCAAGTTTGTCTCGGGTCAACTTTTAGGAGACGAGCTAAATATAAGTCGTGCAGCAGTGGCAAAACATATTCAGTCATTACAACACATGGGTTTAGATATATTTAAAGTATCAGGTAAAGGTTACCGCTTGAGTAATGAACTTAATCTACTTAATCATCAAAAAATATTAGACCAATACCGCTTAGCGGCATCAAGAGAAAGTAAATTAGAAGTTCATCCAGTTATTGATTCAACTAATAGTGAATTAATGAGACGCATACAATCAGGTGAAACCTTAGCTTCAGGGACTGTCATTGTTGCTCAGATGCAAACAGCAGGTCGGGGGCGAAGAGGGCGTACTTGGCAATCACCTTTTGGTGCCAATCTATACTATAGCTATTATTGGTTATTGGATGACGGTCTACAGGCTGCTATGGGATTAAGTATCGTAGTGGGGTTAGCTGTTTATGATACTTTAAAAGCACTATATGGCATTGAAGTACAATTAAAATGGCCGAATGATATTTTGTTTGATAATAAAAAACTTGCAGGCGTATTAGTTGAACTTGATGGTCAACCTCAAGGACCATGTAAATTAGTGATAGGCATAGGCTTGAATATTAAAATGCCGCAAACCTATAGCGATCAAATCGATCAACCTTGGACCGATCTGTCTTTATTAAACTCTAATACAGATGTGATAGATAAAAACAAATTGGTAGCTCAATTAACACATTGTTTAGAAGTAAGATTAGAGGAATATCGTCAAACTGGATTATTAAACATGCACCAAGAGTGGAATCAATTACATGCCTTTCAAGAGCAGTTAGTCACATTGGCAACAGGTAAACGTAATTGGCAAGGCATTTGTGAGGGAATAGATGCACAAGGTGGCATTAAAATAAGGCAAGATGGCGAAGTAAATACTTATTTTGGCGGTGAAATATCTTTAAGAAAGGTAAATTAA
- the ubiB gene encoding ubiquinone biosynthesis regulatory protein kinase UbiB, with protein MRIARLYKIIQTLLHFGLDELIPKHVRPWFYTPLRLCFFWLQNKHKDKSAGHRLRLALQSLGPVWIKFGQMLSTRRDLLSDDIAKELALLQDQVLPFSGEQAQKLIENALDLTDIADLFDDFDIQPLASASIAQVHTARLKEQDSESHDIVIKVIRPDIAPIIHSDLKLMQDLAVLVSKFIPDGKRLKPIEVIKGYKKTILDELDLLREGANAMQLKRNFEGSDSLYVPHVYSDYSRKNILVMERIYGIPVSDLPALEAQNTNMALLAERGVEVFFTQVFRDSFFHADMHPGNVFVSRETPENPKYIGIDCGIVGTLNKEDKRYLAENFIAFFNRDYQKVAQLHVDSGWVPADTSIEDFEFAIRTVLEPIFQKPLAEISFGQVLVNLFNTARRFNMEVQPQLVLLQKTLLYIEGLGRQLYPQLDLWKTAKPFLEKWVKEQMGPMSVLKQIKTNFPFWAEKLPELPDLIYLSLKQQNRLQNTEKKAPDQKPLMLAMVSCTGFIVTTLLFIAHKEIEAIISGSIACFSFIAAWRKL; from the coding sequence TTGCGGATTGCCCGATTATATAAAATAATCCAAACCTTATTACACTTTGGTTTAGATGAACTAATCCCAAAACATGTTCGCCCTTGGTTTTATACGCCATTACGCCTTTGCTTTTTTTGGTTGCAAAATAAACATAAAGACAAAAGTGCTGGGCATAGATTACGATTAGCACTACAAAGCTTAGGTCCAGTTTGGATCAAGTTTGGACAAATGCTTTCTACTCGTAGAGATTTGCTATCCGATGATATCGCTAAAGAACTCGCATTACTGCAAGATCAAGTGTTACCTTTTTCTGGTGAGCAAGCACAAAAATTAATTGAAAACGCATTAGATTTAACTGATATCGCTGACTTATTTGATGACTTTGATATTCAACCGTTAGCATCAGCTTCTATAGCCCAAGTGCACACAGCTAGGCTTAAAGAGCAAGACAGTGAAAGTCATGACATCGTCATTAAAGTAATTCGTCCTGATATTGCGCCTATCATTCATTCAGATCTGAAATTGATGCAAGATCTTGCTGTGCTTGTCAGTAAATTCATTCCAGATGGTAAACGTTTAAAGCCAATTGAAGTCATTAAAGGCTATAAAAAAACGATTTTAGATGAGCTTGATTTGTTACGGGAAGGCGCGAATGCCATGCAACTTAAGCGTAACTTTGAAGGCTCAGACTCACTTTACGTACCCCATGTTTACAGCGACTACAGCAGAAAAAATATATTAGTAATGGAGCGTATTTATGGTATTCCAGTATCTGATCTTCCCGCATTAGAAGCACAAAATACTAATATGGCCTTGCTTGCTGAACGTGGTGTTGAAGTATTTTTCACTCAAGTATTTCGTGATAGTTTTTTTCATGCCGATATGCACCCAGGCAATGTATTTGTTTCAAGAGAAACACCTGAGAACCCTAAATATATTGGTATAGATTGCGGCATTGTTGGCACATTAAATAAAGAGGATAAACGCTATTTAGCTGAGAACTTTATCGCATTTTTTAATCGTGACTATCAAAAAGTGGCTCAGTTACATGTCGATTCAGGCTGGGTGCCAGCAGATACCAGCATTGAAGATTTTGAGTTTGCGATCCGTACCGTATTAGAGCCTATTTTTCAAAAGCCACTTGCTGAAATATCATTTGGTCAAGTATTGGTAAACTTATTTAATACCGCGCGACGCTTTAACATGGAAGTACAGCCGCAATTAGTATTACTACAAAAAACACTACTTTATATTGAAGGTTTAGGCCGTCAACTTTATCCGCAACTCGATTTGTGGAAAACAGCCAAACCTTTCCTTGAAAAGTGGGTAAAAGAACAAATGGGCCCTATGTCGGTTTTAAAACAAATTAAAACCAACTTTCCATTTTGGGCTGAAAAATTGCCAGAATTGCCAGATCTTATTTATTTGAGTTTAAAGCAACAAAACAGGCTACAAAATACAGAAAAAAAAGCGCCAGATCAAAAACCCTTAATGCTAGCTATGGTATCGTGTACTGGGTTTATTGTTACGACCTTGCTCTTTATTGCACACAAAGAAATAGAAGCAATTATTAGTGGCAGCATTGCCTGCTTTAGTTTTATTGCAGCTTGGCGTAAACTTTAA
- the tatC gene encoding twin-arginine translocase subunit TatC, translating to MTNEKDASQSQPGFIGHLVELRNRLVHAILSILVIFIGLVYFANDIYSFVAEPLISTLPQGTSMIATDVTSPFFAPFKLTLFVSLFLAFPFILHQIWGFIAPGLYKNEKRMLIPVLISSILLFYSGIAFCYFIVLPIILGFFTGVGPDMMTLSPDISSYLGFVLKLFFAFGITFEIPVAIMLLCWSGATDVQSLKEKRAYIVVGAFVVAMFLTPPDILSQTLLAIPMLALFELGLILASFSNKKQEPTEQEN from the coding sequence ATGACAAATGAGAAAGACGCTTCACAAAGCCAGCCAGGATTTATTGGCCATCTGGTTGAGTTAAGAAATAGACTGGTTCATGCCATTTTATCTATTTTGGTAATATTTATTGGCTTAGTATACTTTGCCAATGACATTTACAGCTTTGTTGCAGAGCCTTTGATTTCGACCTTACCACAAGGTACGAGCATGATAGCAACAGATGTGACTTCACCATTTTTTGCCCCTTTTAAACTTACGCTGTTTGTGTCACTTTTTTTAGCTTTTCCATTTATTTTGCATCAAATTTGGGGTTTTATCGCACCAGGTTTATACAAAAATGAAAAGCGCATGCTGATACCAGTGCTAATTTCAAGCATTTTACTCTTTTACTCAGGTATCGCCTTTTGTTACTTCATCGTTCTGCCTATTATTCTTGGTTTTTTTACAGGGGTAGGTCCAGATATGATGACTTTAAGCCCTGATATAAGTAGCTATTTAGGGTTTGTTTTAAAATTATTTTTTGCATTTGGCATAACATTCGAAATTCCTGTTGCAATTATGTTACTGTGTTGGAGTGGTGCAACTGATGTACAAAGCTTAAAAGAAAAACGTGCATACATAGTTGTTGGCGCTTTTGTTGTAGCGATGTTTTTAACACCACCAGATATTTTATCTCAAACATTACTAGCGATTCCAATGCTCGCGTTATTTGAGTTAGGCCTAATTTTGGCGTCATTTAGTAATAAAAAACAAGAACCGACAGAACAAGAGAATTAA
- the tatB gene encoding Sec-independent protein translocase protein TatB, translating into MGAWELVIVFIVGLIVLGPERLPVAIRTVSRWIKAAKQFGQSVQSEINEELRVHELHNNLKEAEEKGMKNLSPDLQSSLDELNQAAQSVTHSYKQTDTKEPKNDK; encoded by the coding sequence ATGGGCGCTTGGGAATTGGTTATTGTTTTTATCGTGGGTCTAATCGTTTTAGGCCCTGAGCGCTTGCCTGTAGCAATACGCACGGTAAGCCGCTGGATTAAAGCAGCCAAACAATTTGGTCAGTCTGTACAGTCTGAGATAAATGAAGAGCTGAGAGTCCATGAGCTTCATAACAACTTAAAGGAGGCTGAAGAGAAAGGCATGAAAAATTTATCGCCAGACCTTCAAAGTTCGCTAGATGAACTAAATCAAGCAGCCCAATCTGTCACCCATAGTTACAAACAAACAGATACTAAAGAACCTAAAAATGACAAATGA
- a CDS encoding type III pantothenate kinase: MILLVDVGNTALKTALFDGSKILLCPFEDLDWSVISNVIYSHVATTKKLEVLIEVAQRKSIPIYKAVVAKECAGVSCGYANYQTLGIDRWLVVLACANELTSENRDVIIIDSGTATTVDIVNHKKQHLGGWILPGLDLLVDSIASRAEKVFVDEKTPFKAEFGVNTPAALKNGCLISTLGAIQYAISLLDNEPLLVFAGGYGMLLKDQMPLELNQQAIYSNDLIFKGLLVWYQNEVNS, from the coding sequence ATGATATTATTAGTTGATGTTGGTAATACAGCCCTTAAAACTGCGTTATTTGATGGTTCTAAAATTTTGCTTTGTCCATTTGAAGATTTGGATTGGTCAGTGATAAGCAATGTTATTTACTCCCATGTTGCAACGACTAAAAAGCTTGAAGTTCTAATTGAGGTTGCTCAAAGAAAAAGTATTCCTATCTATAAAGCTGTGGTAGCTAAAGAGTGTGCAGGTGTGAGTTGTGGCTATGCAAACTATCAAACATTAGGCATAGACCGTTGGTTAGTTGTATTGGCGTGTGCAAATGAGCTTACATCTGAAAATAGAGACGTTATTATTATTGATTCAGGTACCGCAACAACAGTAGATATTGTGAATCACAAAAAGCAGCATTTAGGCGGTTGGATTTTACCTGGTTTAGATTTATTGGTGGACTCTATTGCCTCTAGAGCTGAAAAAGTATTTGTAGATGAAAAAACACCTTTTAAAGCAGAATTTGGTGTCAATACACCTGCAGCGTTAAAGAATGGCTGTTTGATTTCAACATTAGGCGCAATTCAATATGCTATCTCTCTTTTAGATAATGAGCCGCTATTAGTTTTTGCAGGGGGTTATGGCATGTTATTAAAAGATCAAATGCCGCTAGAGTTAAATCAACAAGCTATCTATAGCAATGACCTTATTTTTAAAGGTTTGCTTGTTTGGTATCAAAATGAAGTTAACTCTTAG